In one window of Littorina saxatilis isolate snail1 linkage group LG11, US_GU_Lsax_2.0, whole genome shotgun sequence DNA:
- the LOC138980339 gene encoding kelch-like protein 18 encodes MIDSRTFHVHSHAAKAFTVMHELRLQEQLCDVVLSVSGTKFQAHKVVLAGYSPYLRAMFTNGMLESGRDLVDIHGIEADTMELLLDFMYTCSIVISVENVQRVLQGASLLGLVSLKNMCAHFLQSHLTPSNSLGIHRFADMYSCTELEATAREFIFQNFLLVSNTEEFFELSEDQLIGLLQSDKLHVTNENQVFEAACAWIRHDSKERQFCACKMLQNIRLALLDLSFLENIVLKSEFFNTCEQCQLLISKAIRTKQDSRELERITPRAQPPCIYVIGGRNSTQCQLSSMERFDFLTNEWFEMLDMHTARTAVGAASLDGILYAVGGECAMAESQDDTLYLRCTECYDPVQKQWCHQSDMCKARSFVALASVGGFLYAIGGEDRTASFSTVERYEPKTNTWIEAPSMKGKRAGAGVTVCDGKIYVAGGYDKILHTDRASMECFDPDTQEWTLTAEMEKARSGLVLVALDHYIYAFGGRFRPTDQYFDLVERFNTVTRQWTTIRPMQKPRAWAGVAVFDNRIYVCGGFDGQNRLSDSEMYDPDTDQWTYISNMRVPRAGCGAAVV; translated from the exons GTGGTGTTGGCGGGCTACAGTCCGTACCTGCGTGCCATGTTCACCAACGGGATGCTGGAGTCCGGGCGAGACCTTGTCGACATTCATGGCATTGAGGCTGACACGATGGAGCTGCTTCTGGACTTCATGTACACGTGTTCCATCGTCATCTCCGTGGAGAACGTGCAGCGTGTCCTACAAGGGGCCAGCCTCCTCGGGCTTGTTTCCCTCAAGAACATGTGTGCCCACTTCTTGCAGTCGCACCTCACACCTTCCAACAGTCTGG GTATACATCGGTTTGCGGACATGTATTCCTGCACAGAGCTAGAGGCCACAGCCCGAGAGTTCATCTTTCAGAATTTCCTCCTCGTCTCCAACACAGAAGAGTTCTTCGAGCTGTCTGAGGATCAGCTGATTGGCTTATTGCAGAGCGACAAACTGCATGTAACTAATGAAAACCAG GTATTCGAAGCAGCATGCGCCTGGATTCGCCACGACTCCAAAGAACGTCAGTTCTGCGCCTGCAAGATGCTACAAAATATTCGCCTCGCTCTGCTCGACCTTTCCTTCCTCGAGAACATTGTGCTCAAGTCCGAGTTCTTCAACACTTGCGAGCAGTGTCAGCTTCTCATCAGCAAAGCCATCCGCACCAAGCAAGACAGTCGCGAGCTGGAGAGGATAACACCGCGAGCTCAACCGCCGTGTATCTACGTTATCGGTGGTCGCAACAGCACGCAGTGTCAGCTGAGTAGTATGGAGCGCTTTGACTTCCTTACAAATGAGTGGTTTGAAATG TTGGACATGCACACAGCCAGAACAGCAGTCGGGGCAGCAAGTCTAGACGGCATACTGTACGCAGTGGGGGGAGAGTGCGCCATGGCCGAATCTCAGGACGACACGTTGTATCTACGCTGCACAGAGTGTTACGACCCAGTGCAGAAACAGTGGTGTCACCAGTCCGACATGTGCAAAGCTCGCTCCTTTGTTGCTCTGGCTTCTGTTGGGGGATTCCTGTATGCAATAG GTGGCGAGGATCGAACAGCAAGCTTCAGCACTGTGGAAAGATACGAACCCAAGACCAACACATGGATCGAAGCACCCAGTATGAAAGGCAAGAGAGCGGGCGCTGGTGTCACCGTCTGTGATGGAAAGATTTACGTTGCGG GTGGCTATGACAAAATCCTGCACACTGACCGAGCCAGCATGGAGTGTTTTGACCCTGACACCCAGGAATGGACACTGACTGCCGAAATGGAGAAAGCGCGGTCAGGTCTAGTTCTCGTCGCTCTCGACCACTACATCTATGCATTCGGCGGCCGCTTTCGCCCGACTGACCAGTACTTTGATCTCGTAGAAAG ATTCAACACAGTGACTCGACAGTGGACCACAATTCGACCCATGCAAAAGCCACGAGCCTGGGCAGGTGTTGCAGTGTTCGACAATCGCATCTACGTCTGCGGCGGTTTTGACGGGCAGAATCGACTGAGCGACTCTGAGATGTACGACCCAGATACTGACCAATGGACATACATCAGTAATATGCGTGTCCCGCGTGCGGGATGCGGGGCTGCTGTGGTATAA